Below is a genomic region from Bacillus cereus group sp. RP43.
GAAAAAAGAAATAACCTCTACTATAATTGACGTTGTATAAGCTTAGCTTGATAGCGATGGGGTACCGCCACATCTCCATCAAGCTAACAAATAAAAATACCCCCAAAATGAAAAAAACGATATTCTTTCTATCTAAATTGTAGAAGGATTATCGTTTTTTTACTTTTATAAATGTAAAAAACTTTTGACATTTATGATGGATTTATATAAACTGGAAATGTAAAAAGTTTTTTACAAAATTAGAGGTGATGTTCATAAAAATGGAGAACATAATTCGTATTTTACGTAAAGAGCAAAAGCTTTCCCAAGAAGATTTAGCTAAATTATGTCGTGTTTCAAGACAAACGATTAATGCGATTGAGAATAACAAATATGATCCTACATTGGAACTTGCTTTTAATTTAGCTAAATCCCTTGGTGTAACAGTTGATCAATTATTTATTTATTAAATCTAGATAAGGAGAAGAAACAAATGAAAAATGGAATTAATATCTTATTTACTTGTTTTTACATTGTGATTATGGGTTTACTTGCTTTTGAATGGTATGAGAAGCAACAGCTCTCTATAACTTCGTTATTTGTAGCAACAATCATTTTGCAATCATTATTTATGAAGAGAATTTTGAAAGGGAAAAAAGAGAGTGAGAATTTTATTGATGAAATGTTTTTACATATCAGACAGAAAAGCTTATCAATTTGTTGTTTTGTAATGTATGTATTAACTTTAGGTACTTTATTTTTATCAGAAGGAACATGGAATTTTAACCATATGCATAATAAACCGTTAATCTTTCTGGTTTTCTTATATCCTATCGTTTACCAAATAAGTCATATATTCGTTTCAAGAAACAACTCTTAATAGACTATCTAAAAGTAGAAAAAAACGCTATTCTTTCCTATGATTCTACAGAAAGAATAGCGTCTTTTTTGCTTTATGGATAGTGAAA
It encodes:
- a CDS encoding helix-turn-helix transcriptional regulator; this translates as MENIIRILRKEQKLSQEDLAKLCRVSRQTINAIENNKYDPTLELAFNLAKSLGVTVDQLFIY